One Niabella beijingensis DNA window includes the following coding sequences:
- a CDS encoding Hsp20/alpha crystallin family protein, whose amino-acid sequence MFTSQSIGGNTPHTNFDARFRQQGCSFGKKFGGRFGGRHPWMHKLQQFMNDSRPANIEETDNTFIISLYAAGLQKEQFKISLNEEVLTIRYAAPEDTAASRYIYQEYQPASFERSFQLSNKVLTNEIQAIYTDGVLKVTLQKNPETNKPAQEVPIS is encoded by the coding sequence ATGTTTACCAGTCAATCCATTGGTGGCAATACACCACACACAAACTTTGATGCACGTTTCAGACAGCAAGGCTGTTCCTTTGGCAAAAAATTCGGCGGACGTTTTGGGGGCAGGCATCCCTGGATGCACAAACTGCAGCAATTCATGAATGATTCAAGGCCTGCAAATATTGAAGAAACAGATAACACCTTTATCATTTCCCTGTATGCGGCCGGTCTTCAAAAGGAGCAGTTTAAAATTTCCCTGAACGAAGAAGTGCTTACCATCCGGTACGCCGCTCCGGAAGACACTGCAGCATCCCGGTACATTTACCAGGAATACCAGCCCGCTTCATTTGAACGCTCCTTCCAGCTAAGCAATAAGGTGCTGACAAATGAGATCCAGGCAATCTATACCGACGGCGTTTTAAAGGTAACCCTGCAGAAAAACCCGGAGACCAACAAACCCGCACAGGAAGTGCCGATCAGTTAA
- a CDS encoding helix-turn-helix domain-containing protein: MKSNNQYPLVRFNDLKTDSEINNHVIYRLLAGINHLDHPHTHDFFVFLLFEDGSGTHTIDFSDHPVRPFQIHMLFPHQVHGWDLGINTRCHKLIISRSLFETFSSSIQFAFSRYNRYPVIDLDPVIFKKIAAEFSLICKDLDTIPMFWDVISLRCSLIATLINRHVKSTSERTELRANSVLSRFHLLIEKHFQSHKSVSFYAEQLNVTPNYLTILCKKNFKESALSMIQQRVVLEAKRLMHSSELSIKEIAFELGFQEIAHFSFFFKSKTGLSPRQYRTWL; encoded by the coding sequence ATGAAGTCGAACAATCAGTATCCGCTGGTACGGTTTAATGATCTAAAAACTGATTCAGAGATAAACAATCATGTCATTTACCGGTTGCTGGCGGGTATCAATCATCTCGACCATCCACATACACATGATTTTTTTGTATTTCTGTTATTCGAAGATGGCAGCGGAACGCATACAATCGACTTTTCCGATCACCCTGTACGCCCTTTTCAGATCCACATGCTTTTTCCGCATCAGGTTCACGGTTGGGACCTTGGAATAAATACCCGCTGTCACAAGCTGATCATTTCCCGAAGTCTTTTTGAAACCTTTTCTTCCTCTATACAATTTGCTTTCTCAAGATACAATCGTTATCCGGTGATCGATCTCGACCCGGTCATATTCAAAAAAATCGCTGCAGAGTTTTCGCTTATCTGCAAAGACCTGGACACCATTCCTATGTTCTGGGATGTTATCAGTCTGCGCTGCAGCCTGATCGCAACACTTATCAACCGGCATGTAAAAAGCACGTCTGAGCGCACAGAGTTAAGGGCCAATTCTGTATTGTCCAGGTTTCACCTGCTAATCGAAAAACATTTTCAAAGTCATAAATCAGTATCCTTTTATGCGGAGCAACTGAATGTGACTCCGAACTATCTTACAATTTTATGCAAGAAAAATTTTAAAGAGTCCGCCTTATCGATGATTCAGCAGCGGGTGGTACTTGAAGCAAAACGCCTGATGCATTCTTCCGAGTTATCAATAAAAGAAATCGCATTTGAACTGGGTTTTCAGGAGATCGCGCATTTCTCTTTTTTCTTTAAATCCAAGACAGGGCTCTCCCCCCGCCAGTACAGGACCTGGCTGTAG
- a CDS encoding alpha/beta fold hydrolase yields MTTAQQVQQNGNGRYVQINGIRIYVETAGDPQGIPLVLIHGGGSTIPSNWGRLLPLFEGRYQTIAMELQAHGRTGDRDTPESFEQDAADVAGLLRSLGVNCANIAGFSDGACTTLELAIRYPDLVNKIVVISGNYKRDGMIPGFFEGLEGATFDDMPAALKQAYLDVNPDSAGLLNMFHKDRARRLAFTDRPEEELKSIKAPALLMAGDQDVITNEHLVQMSRMIPGARLALLPGNHGSFIGEALTNEPGSPVPELAAGIICRFLDRL; encoded by the coding sequence ATGACCACAGCGCAACAGGTACAACAAAACGGAAACGGCAGGTATGTGCAGATAAACGGGATCCGGATATATGTTGAAACAGCCGGAGATCCCCAGGGTATTCCCCTGGTACTGATCCATGGCGGGGGCTCAACTATTCCATCGAACTGGGGCAGGTTATTGCCACTGTTTGAAGGCCGTTATCAAACCATTGCAATGGAACTGCAGGCACATGGGCGAACGGGCGACCGTGACACACCGGAATCATTTGAACAGGACGCAGCGGATGTGGCCGGGTTGCTGCGATCTTTGGGTGTTAACTGTGCCAATATTGCCGGGTTTAGCGATGGGGCCTGTACCACATTGGAGCTGGCCATCCGCTATCCGGACCTGGTGAATAAGATCGTGGTCATTTCCGGTAATTATAAAAGAGACGGAATGATCCCCGGTTTTTTCGAGGGACTGGAAGGTGCAACATTTGATGACATGCCGGCTGCGTTGAAGCAAGCGTACCTGGATGTTAATCCCGATAGTGCAGGTCTGCTGAACATGTTTCATAAAGACCGTGCGCGTCGCCTGGCGTTTACCGACCGGCCGGAGGAAGAGCTGAAGTCGATAAAAGCACCGGCTTTGTTGATGGCCGGAGATCAGGACGTGATCACGAATGAACATCTTGTCCAGATGAGCCGGATGATCCCCGGCGCCCGACTGGCACTGCTTCCCGGCAATCATGGTTCATTTATCGGTGAGGCGCTTACCAATGAGCCGGGCAGTCCGGTGCCGGAGCTTGCTGCGGGTATTATCTGCCGGTTTCTGGACAGATTGTAG